GGACTGCTGCATGACCTTGGCCGGCTTGTCTTTGCGGAGGTGATTCCGGAACGTTACGCGGCCATTGACCAAAAACTCCCGGACCGGGAAGTGATTGCGCTTGAAGAGCGGATGCTCGGCGTCGCTCATCCCGAGATAGGCTATTTGCTTGCGCGGGAGTGGAACCTGCCCGGCGACATCATGACCGCCATGCGTTTTCATCACAAGCCCGTGCAAGCGGACGCATGCCATGACCTGGTGGTGATCGTGGGGCTTGCCGCCGTCATGACCGACGCCTACGGGCGGATCACGAAAGAGAACGCAACTGCATTCGCCGCGCAATGCAAGGAAATGCTCAGCCTGCTCCGTATTCCGGAGAAAACATTCACCGAAGTGCTGGGGGAGACGGCCAAGGTCGCCAAAGAGCGGCTGCGCGAGTGGAATCTCTGATCCAATCGCCACTCGTGCGCTGGAACCTTGCGGTATGTTCGAAGCCGGCGGGCACAATCCGCGGCGGTTGCACCGCCCGGATGCACACCGCCCGGATGCTCATTGCCTCCAACCGTCAGCATGGCGTACCATAAGTCTTCCCGTCTGCCCTGCGCTGTGCCGGGATTGCGCGGCGAAGTCGTGTGCGGGCGGGGAGTCTGAACGGAATGGCAAGGAGACAGACCTATGTGGAAGCCAATGTTGCTCATGTTGTTGCCGGCGGTGCTGCTGGCGTCTGAATCGGCAAGCGCAGCGCCGCTGCGTATCCTGTACCTCACGAAATCGGAGGGATTCGAACATGGCCCGGTCCATCAGCAAGATGGCCAGCCCAGCCATTCCGATAAATGGCTCACCCAGATAGCCGAGTCGATCGGCGCGACGATCGTATGCACCAAGGACGCCAGTGAGGTCAACGCGGAAGCCCTCAAGAATTACGACGTGGTCATCTTCTATACCCAGGGCGATTTGCGGAACATGGGTGACAAGGACCAAGGCCGCGTCATGGGCGAGAACGGCGTGACCGAACTGCTCGACTGGGTCAAGGCGGGCGGCGGCTTCATCGCCATCCACGCGGGCACCGATTCATTCCGCTCGGGCAAGGACGGGGAGCCCACACCGTATACCCAGATGGTCGGCGGCGAATTCCGCGGGCACGGCCCGCAATTCAAGGGCACGCTCAAGGTCGTCGACGCGTCGCATCCGATTATGTCAGGGCAGCCCGCAGAGTGGACCGTGATGGAGGAATGGTATCTGCACCGGAACTTCAACACGGCTTCCCTGCACGTGCTCGCGACCCTGGACCCGGGACCTGCAGGGCGGCGTATCAAGGATTACGACCTGCCGGAAATCCCCATGGTCTGGTGCAGCGCATACGGGAGTGGGCGCGTATTTGTCAATGCCATGGGACATCGCGAAGACGTATGGGACCATGAGAATTTCCGGAACACTCTCGTAAACGGCATCCAGTGGGTTGGCGGCGCGGGAGAAGCCATGGCCGCGCCCAACTTTGCGCAAGCTATCTCTGACGAACTCGATCCGGCCACGGGCGCGCGTAAAGCGGACGGCCCGGCCGCGGAAGGCAAATAGCGGCGCGCCCTGAAAAGACTTGGGCGCATTTCTTGCAAAGAAGGCTCAGAATCTGGTATACATGCTATAGACCAGTCGCGGGGTGGAGCAGCCTGGTAGCTCGTTGGGCTCATAACCCAAAGGTCGTAGGTTCGAATCCTACCCCCGCTACCAATTGGAATCAAAGGACTTACGGAAACCCGTAGGTCCTTTTTTCGTGCCCAAAAACGGCCCAGTGTACCGTAAACTGTACCG
This region of Candidatus Hydrogenedentota bacterium genomic DNA includes:
- a CDS encoding ThuA domain-containing protein, which produces MWKPMLLMLLPAVLLASESASAAPLRILYLTKSEGFEHGPVHQQDGQPSHSDKWLTQIAESIGATIVCTKDASEVNAEALKNYDVVIFYTQGDLRNMGDKDQGRVMGENGVTELLDWVKAGGGFIAIHAGTDSFRSGKDGEPTPYTQMVGGEFRGHGPQFKGTLKVVDASHPIMSGQPAEWTVMEEWYLHRNFNTASLHVLATLDPGPAGRRIKDYDLPEIPMVWCSAYGSGRVFVNAMGHREDVWDHENFRNTLVNGIQWVGGAGEAMAAPNFAQAISDELDPATGARKADGPAAEGK